A stretch of DNA from Raphanus sativus cultivar WK10039 unplaced genomic scaffold, ASM80110v3 Scaffold2190, whole genome shotgun sequence:
GCACTTGAATTTTTGTGTGAAATTTTAGCTGTTAATATTTTCatctatatttgtatttttttctgtaatcCACTGCTCCACTTTAATTTAATGttgatatattaaaaactaaaaagtatcAACAGATATAGTTTGggattttgtttccttttttttcctggagttttggatatatatctgtatttttattatttttaaaacatattttagttCAAACTGGAAGTTATTAGAGAAAACATCAAAACAATGAAACTCGAATGTATCATATAACCAATAGATAAACCATCTATGGTGTCTTAATAAACCATCTAAGTCCTAATGCCCAAGAAAGGTAAACTGTACCAGATGGAGACCTGCTCTTTGAACTCAACAAAGATGGAATTGTCTAGAGGCTTAGAGCAACATACTCTTCTCAATTTTCTTCAGATGTAAGAATTAATAACGATGAACAAAAATGTAAGAATGAAGTTATGAATTGGTAACAAAAGCAAAAGCCCTTCCCTACCAGAAGTTACCACAGGAGCACTCACCATTCCGGAAATGATGAAACCTCTTTCTGTCTCTCAAGACAATGTCACGCTGCACCACACGCGACAAATACACAAAGAAGTTATGACAATCACCACAAGTCCTTAAGTTCTTGAACACCCTAATAGCTCTTCTCGGAGGAAGTTTCATCAACCCAAACGCAACCGCAATCTTCTCGCTATGTGTAATCAACATATCTTGCTTGTGACCATCAGACTCCACGTCGTGCAACACGAAGTTCGTATCCGGCACGTACCCGAGTCTCCTCATCTCTTTCCCCAGCTCTTGAAGATAGCTGTAAACAGCCTCTGCCTCTGGATGCGAGGTATCATCCACCAGAAATTTATGCACTTGTGTCTCCACCTCTATCCAGCTACAAGCCAGTTCCTTTTTAACTCCTCGATCGCGCATCAGTTTACGCACCCTTGCCGCTTCCTCCCACTTTCCAGTAGCTGCGTACATGTTCGACAAGAGCATGTAGGTCCCATCATGTTCCGGTATGAGTTCAAAGAGTTTCTCTGCAGCTACGATCCCTAGCTCCATGTTTCCATAGACTCTACAACCCGAGAGAAGAGCTTCCCATATCTGTGCAGTAGGTTCAAAAGGTAATGATTTTATCACGCTTTCCGCTTCAGAGAATCTCCCAGACCGACAGAGCAAATCTATCAGCCTTGAGTAATGATCAGCACCTGGAGGTATACAGTAAACACTCTCCATCGAATCAAAATACCTCCTTCCCTGGTCCACTAAACCAGCGTGGCTACACGCAGTCAAAACCGTAAGAAACGTAATCCTATCCGGCTTTATCCCTTCCTTCAACATCTCCTCATACACATCCACCGCTTCGGCACCGTGCCCGTGCTGTCCCAGCGCAGCGATCAAAGCATTCCAAGAAACAGAGTCCTTACAAGACATTGTCCTAAACACCCGCCGAGCTTCCTCCACAACCCCGCATCTCGCGTACATCGTAATAAGCGCGTTTGCAGCAGAGAGGCTGCAGTCAAACCCTATCTTCACCAGCTGAGCGTGGAACTGCTGCCCGTTGCAGTAACCTCCTAGTACAGCGCACGACTTGATCGCACCGGAGAAGGCGTAATCGCAAGGCTCGAAACCTTCTTTCCTCATACAAGCAAACAGCCTCAAACCTTCTTCTCCAAACCCGTTATCAGCTAACCCCGAGATCATTATCATCCACGTCAAcatgttcttcttctctcccaTCTCCTTGAAAAGCGACTTCGCCTCACCAATATGCCCAGAGCTAACATACCCCGACAACAAAGCGTTCCAAGAAACCAAGTCCTTCTCCTCCATTCTATCGAAAACGGCTCTCGCCTCATCAAACCTACCGCATTTATAGTACAACGAAACCAGAGAGTTGTCGAGATGAAACGAGAACTCCCCTCTTCTCAACGCATAACCGTGAACTTGCTTCCCCACCTGAAGCAACCCGGAAGTAGCACACGCTCTCAAAAC
This window harbors:
- the LOC108819550 gene encoding pentatricopeptide repeat-containing protein At1g25360-like, coding for MQPTPELIRTIANRYAANLTLCFPLRRASLQLARAIHANIITFGFHPRAHILNRLIDVYCKSSELAYARHLFDEIPEPDRIARTTMVSGYSASGEIPLARNIFDETPLTMRDTVMYNAMITGLAHARDGYSAASTFLEMKRGGFRPDNFTFASVLSGLANVAEEERDCVRQFHAAAVKSGACSVTSVTNALVSVYSKFDLLQSARRVFDEISDKDERTWTSMMTGYVKNGFFDSGVELLEGMMDERMKLVAFNALISGYVHGGLCREALEMVRRMVSCGIELDAFTYPSVLRACATSGLLQVGKQVHGYALRRGEFSFHLDNSLVSLYYKCGRFDEARAVFDRMEEKDLVSWNALLSGYVSSGHIGEAKSLFKEMGEKKNMLTWMIMISGLADNGFGEEGLRLFACMRKEGFEPCDYAFSGAIKSCAVLGGYCNGQQFHAQLVKIGFDCSLSAANALITMYARCGVVEEARRVFRTMSCKDSVSWNALIAALGQHGHGAEAVDVYEEMLKEGIKPDRITFLTVLTACSHAGLVDQGRRYFDSMESVYCIPPGADHYSRLIDLLCRSGRFSEAESVIKSLPFEPTAQIWEALLSGCRVYGNMELGIVAAEKLFELIPEHDGTYMLLSNMYAATGKWEEAARVRKLMRDRGVKKELACSWIEVETQVHKFLVDDTSHPEAEAVYSYLQELGKEMRRLGYVPDTNFVLHDVESDGHKQDMLITHSEKIAVAFGLMKLPPRRAIRVFKNLRTCGDCHNFFVYLSRVVQRDIVLRDRKRFHHFRNGECSCGNFW